One Ascaphus truei isolate aAscTru1 chromosome 22, aAscTru1.hap1, whole genome shotgun sequence DNA segment encodes these proteins:
- the ATAD5 gene encoding ATPase family AAA domain-containing protein 5 produces the protein MVGILAMSTSLEGYNVQPCKKPRKEEDPPIKTIANYCSPTVKVFSPPRSNNIADYFKRTPTCEKERTPCANKESSHRHRTETISSNQSPVTPVTGSSRATGKRSKRAKRINLSRRLSDLKPESKSDIASGDDEIELPDTESVCGNTGFMGSDTAALLAEICSKAEDLDENESETSTPNATMCKNVRRKARSYKDKNDCSKSRKRKHDRDEQVQPNVTLEKQENEALAEKLSIMSSTTLERKSTISDSSLEVNVDENDDVVTVSFEDFLRSQTAKDPDPTSDYTDLTQDCSITSDEHGGNANSTGLENSETAQKPSLKTVTVHAQVHLSPPLHTSRLQQNKAQKIAAIFMKKKDCEVEKAIRPPTSEREKTDQVIQKRKSNVVISEEELELAVLDVENIEPVKQKCTVEERQQFMKAFKQPVEAAKSGERKSLGKQKDSNEKSTKEGAGDDGHCKTNVEGERASLEITNNEAGRVNNKEGKLVKPKRLKKVNKNTESNTAGLVSNNGGKAKKTKKANANLVAVTESPVGESSSSLRRSSRHQKSELSPVKGVPEAPEGPILISTPKVKTCRKDDHYKSEVITIASETESPIRMRFTRLSARRRGKPCSSEIDEFIPRSIKLTGSAKKIIKAKKLLEKAKAIQQSIAKTEAPRRRSCRWRTLSERKHASEDSIIVIDNTNKTPKDAHKMRKKTNLRSLNDVLGKNIQMIKLSNTPSEQIKGSGKRRKNAPITITDDSSPEVSENSQDDEEFKAKREFLMSGLPDTLKRHIAKTTALMEAYSITSSSFQNVVHVQQRDGCLMWNLSMPSCPLLTKLRHVNITVADVTKLALSLGEFTCAGTQPTLQLDACSMNGRRPVFSAAVQNYLLEEIRSSNPQFPVRRFFKQFLKKQCDQHGLPETHTQGAPSLEKSNKITDGNEENITQVAVCDIAETENKTKRKRKASPDVTSKKRKPASKAGSQKEPCGSKPPPRDYEGDRAHGTRPQASTRGQLSRAARKNQKCAESEPPPDPDVVVIDEDQKTASPVATVSDLVGEDVLWTEKYHPQNSSELIGNSNAIKRLHSWLKEWKIRAEKEETRNQMQKTEKDKQDTWDHSDFHDESSDSEEEFLCNTVLITGPPGVGKTAAVYACAQELGFKVFEVNASCQRSGRQILAQLKEATQSHQVDQQGVNAHKPCFFSSYSGTKSPRKLNSPRKVVSSPRKPPVSPRGSGLRKGLAPKSLANFFKVPAKHKSDDKAKLQEVTKATTQIVADVKETESTVIRNKTPAVEKGQRTDESHRKTATSLILFEEVDVIFDDDFGFLSAIKTFMTTTKRPVILTTSDPTFGLMFDGTFEKINFKTPSIVNVASYLQVLCLANNLRTDIKDFATFLTTNNCDIRQSVLHLQFWVRSGGGSMKEKPLSICGNPENGTTRADGTKYLSNPNKGDVKELDVKELPQCNTGCAESLLGLKNIISHAEDLISFVKCKITQPEEWHKILQLLTEFQMKNIHLISSNLELLLPLPVRIQEPKNPCSTENAATIPLDLGKEGSVDGPLKVSVQTKRSRKLNVLLNDSDLFDCDSTSADGFLTLASASPGQNQHELKSDPEVADQEINQISPPAFERRKLTPAEQKSSKLVFRCLGSMAEFADSMSYLDCCTYAGNRDQAEFGKNADHHWTGSRLKNGLCDGLRVETRDWWSMQSCAEVKAVMEALAFQKCSSNIAKAMDTSLELCKVAGKDPTEELTLHVPKHRDDVSFGQSSTCTSITEKRLSVMKTVFSNKAFVYLGTRQANVTDYLPALRSICKLEKLKEQGKTKRRYLHYFDGIHLELPKATINSLAADFP, from the exons CCTTGCAAGAAACCACGGAAAGAGGAAGACCCTCCTATCAAAACAATAGCTAATTATTGCTCGCCTACTGTGAAGGTGTTTTCGCCTCCCAGATCTAACAacattgctgactattttaaaagGACTCCTACATGTGAGAAGGAACGTACTCCGTGCGCTAATAAAGAAAGTTCTCATCGTCATCGGACAGAAACGATTAGCAGCAACCAAAGCCCTGTAACTCCAGTGACAGGCTCTTCAAGAGCAACCGGCAAACGTTCAAAGCGGGCAAAAAGGATTAACTTAAGTAGGCGACTGAGCGATCTAAAGCCAGAAAGTAAATCTGACATTGCTAGTGGAGATGACGAAATTGAACTTCCTGACACTGAGAGTGTTTGTGGGAACACTGGCTTTATGGGCAGTGACACTGCCGCTTTACTTGCGGAAATATGCAGCAAGGCAGAGGATCTAGATGAAAACGAAtcagaaacatccacacccaATGCTACCATGTGCAAAAATGTGCGAAGGAAAGCCCGTTCGTATAAAGATAAAAACGATTGCTCAAAGTCAAGAAAAAGGAAGCATGATAGAGATGAACAGGTGCAACCAAATGTCACATTGGAAAAACAGGAAAATGAAGCCCTTGCAGAGAAACTTTCAATCATGTCTAGTACTACGTTGGAAAGAAAGAGTACAATTAGTGATTCAAGCCTCGAAGTTAATGTAGATGAAAATGACGATGTAGTAACTGTGTCATTTGAGGATTTTTTAAGAAGTCAGACCGCAAAGGACCCAGACCCAACATCTGATTACACAGACCTCACACAAGACTGTTCAATTACAAGTGACGAACATGGTGGCAATGCCAATTCTACGGGGCTGGAGAACAGTGAAACTGCCCAGAAGCCGTCACTGAAGACGGTGACCGTTCATGCGCAAGTTCATTTGTCTCCTCCACTGCACACTTCTCGTTTACAACAGAATAAGGCACAGAAGATTGCAGCAATCTTTATGAAGAAAAAAGATTGCGAAGTGGAAAAGGCGATTCGTCCACCTACCTCTGAGCGTGAAAAAACTGATCAAGTGATTCAGAAGAGAAAGTCAAATGTGGTCATATCGGAAGAGGAGTTGGAATTAGCCGTGCTTGACGTTGAAAATATTGAACCCGTTAAACAAAAGTGCACTGTGGAGGAAAGACAGCAGTTCATGAAAGCTTTCAAACAACCGGTGGAGGCGGCGAAAAGCGGAGAGCGGAAAAGTCTTGGGAAACAGAAGGATTCAAATGAAAAATCGACCAAAGAAGGGGCTGGAGATGATGGCCACTGTAAGACTAATGTTGAAGGTGAAAGGGCGTCGCTGGAAATAACAAACAATGAAGCCGGTCGGGTAAATAACAAGGAAGGTAAACTGGTAAAACCTAAAAGGTTGAAGAAAGTCAACAAAAATACAGAATCAAACACTGCAGGATTGGTGTCAAATAATGGGGGGAAAGCGAAAAAAACTAAAAAGGCAAACGCCAACTTAGTTGCGGTGACAGAATCGCCAGTTGGTGAGAGTAGTTCCAGTTTAAGGAGGAGTTCAAGGCACCAGAAATCTGAACTATCGCCAGTGAAAGGAGTTCCTGAGGCTCCTGAAGGTCCAATACTAATCTCAACACCAAAAGTGAAAACTTGCCGAAAAGATGACCATTACAAGTCTGAAGTAATAACTATAGCTTCTGAAACGGAGAGTCCAATTAG AATGAGGTTTACGCGGCTAAGTGCCAGACGCCGTGGGAAACCTTGCAGCTCTGAAATAGATGAATTTATTCCTAGAAGTATAAAG CTTACTGGTAGCGCCAAGAAAATAATTAAGGCAAAGAAGCTTCTTGAGAAAGCGAAGGCTATACAGCAAAGCATTGCCAAGACTGAAGCCCCGAGGAGGCGTTCATGTAGGTGGCGCACTCTATCTGAAAGGAAACATGCCTCAGAG GATTCCATTATTGTAATAGACAATACCAATAAAACTCCCAAAGATGCTCATAAAATGCGAAAGAAAACCAATCTACGGAGCTTAAATGATGTATTGGGAAAGAACATTCAAATGATAAAGCTTTCTAATACCCCCTCTG AACAAATCAAAGGTTCTGGAAAGAGAAGGAAAAATGCTCCAATCACAATCACTGATGACAGTAG CCCAGAGGTGTCCGAAAATTCCCAAGATGATGAAGAGTTTAAAGCAAAGCGTGAATTTCTTATGAGTGGTTTACCTGATACGTTAAAGAGACACATTGCAAAAACAACCGCACTTATGGAAGCATATTCTATAACCAGCTCTTCCTTCCAGAATGTGGTCCATGTACAACAGAGAGACG GTTGCCTTATGTGGAATCTGTCAATGCCATCTTGTCCACTTTTAACTAAACTTCGCCATGTGAACATTACCGTGGCTGATGTCACAAAGCTCGCCCTTTCTCTTGGCGAGTTTACCTGTGCAGGGACACAACCTACCTTGCAACTTGATGCATGTTCG ATGAATGGAAGAAGACCTGTGTTTTCGGCAGCAGTTCAAAACTATCTCTTAGAAGAAATTCGATCCAGTAATCCTCAGTTTCCCGTAAGAAGATTTTTCAAGCAGTTCCTTAAAAAACAATGTGATCAACATGGACttccagaaacacacacacaag GTGCGCCGTCtttagaaaaatcaaacaaaatcACAGATGGCAATGAAGAAAATATTACGCAAGTGGCCGTCTGTGACATTGCAGAGACTGAAAATAAAACGAAAAGGAAGCGAAAAGCTTCTCCTGATGTGACGTCTAAAAAAAGAAAACCTGCCAGCAAAGCCGGATCCCAAAAAGAGCCATGCGGTTCGAAGCCACCACCTAGAGACTATGAGGGTGACCGTGCTCATGGGACAAGGCCACAAGCTTCCACCAGGGGGCAGCTTTCTAGAGCAGCACGAAAAAATCAGAAGTGTGCAGAAAGCGAACCACCTCCAGACCCCGATGTTGTAGTAATCGATGAAGACCAGAAAACTGCTTCACCAGTTGCTACTGTCTCTG ATTTGGTTGGTGAAGATGTCCTGTGGACAGAAAAGTATCACCCTCAGAATTCCAGTGAACTGATAGGAAATTCCAATGCAATAAAACGGTTACACAG TTGGCTGAAAGAGTGGAAAATCAGAGCTGAAAAGGAAGAAACAAGAAATCAGATGCAAAAGACAGAAAAAGACAAACAAG ACACCTGGGACCACAGTGACTTCCATGATGAGAGCTCTGATAGTGAGGAGGAATTCCTGTGCAATACCGTTCTCATCACAGGCCCTCCAGGAGTGGGCAAGACTGCAGCTGTTTATGCTTGTGCCCAAGAGCTTGGTTTCaag GTATTTGAAGTGAATGCATCTTGCCAGCGCAGTGGGAGGCAGATTCTAGCTCAGCTGAAAGAAGCTACACAATCTCACCAAGTGGATCAGCAGGGAGTTAACGCACACAAACCTTGTTTCTTTAGCAGTTACAGCGGGACGAAATCTCCAA GGAAATTAAACTCTCCCAGGAAAGTTGTTTCTTCACCAAGAAAACCTCCAGTCTCGCCCAGAGGATCAGGGCTTCGGAAAGGTCTGGCTCCCAAATCCTTGGCGAACTTTTTCAAAGTACCTGCGAAGCATAAAAGTGACGACAAAGCTAAACTTCAAGAAGTTACAAAAG CTACCACCCAAATTGTAGCAGATGTGAAGGAGACAGAAAGTACAGTTATTAGAAATAAAACCCCAGCAGTGGAAAAAGGACAGAGAACAGATGAATCGCACAGAAAAACAGCAACATCACTTATTCTTTTTGAAGAG GTTGATGTCATATTTGATGACGATTTTGGATTTTTAAGCGCAATCAAGACTTTCATGACCACTACAAAGAGACCTGTAATTCTTACTACAAGTG ATCCAACATTTGGTTTGATGTTTGATGGTACCTTTGAAAAAATTAATTTCAAGACCCCTTctatt GTAAATGTTGCAAGCTATCTTCAAGTGCTCTGTTTGGCCAACAATCTAAGAACTGACATAAAAGATTTTGCCACGTTTTTGACCACAAATAACTGTGACATAAGGCAAAGTGTTCTTCATTTGCAATTCTGGGTTAGAAGCGGTGGAGGAAGCATGAAAGAAAAGCCGCTGTCAATATGTG GCAATCCTGAAAATGGAACAACCCGTGCCGATGGAACCAAGTATTTATCCAACCCCAACAAGGGTGATGTGAAAGAGCTGGATGTAAAGGAGCTCCCACAATGCAACACTGGCTGTGCTGAAAGTCTCCTGGGTCTTAAAAACATAATTTCACATGCTGAGGATTTGATTTCATTTGTAAAG TGTAAAATCACTCAACCAGAAGAATGGCACAAGATACTGCAGCTGCTTACAGAGTTTCAAATGAAGAATATACATTTAATATCCAGCAACCTAGAACTTCTGCTGCCATTACCAGTACGTATTCAAGAACCAAAGAATCCCTGTTCAACTGAAAATGCTGCTACCATCCCATTGGACCTCGGAAAGGAGGGGTCTGTTGATGGTCCATTAAAAGTGTCAGTACAGACTAAGCGCAGTAGAAAGCTGAATGTGCTTCTGAATGACAGCGATTTATTTGACTGTGACTCTACCTCTGCGGACGGATTCCTCACTTTGGCAAGTGCTAGCCCTGGCCAAAATCAGCATGAGCTTAAAAGTGACCCAGAAGTGGCCGACCAAGAAATAAACCAGATTTCACCACCGGCTTTCGAAAGACGGAAACTCACCCCGGCAGAGCAGAAGTCTTCTAAGCTAGTTTTCCGGTGCCTAGGCTCAATGGCCGAGTTTGCGGACAGCATGTCTTATTTAGATTGCTGCACTTATGCAGGAAACCGGGACCAAGCGGAGTTTGGCAAAAATGCAGACCATCACTGGACCGGAAGCCGGCTAAAAAATGGCCTTTGTGACGGGCTGCGGGTAGAAACCAGGGATTGGTGGAGCATGCAGAGCTGTGCTGAAGTTAAGGCCGTGATGGAAGCGCTCGCTTTCCAGAAGTGTTCTTCTAACATTGCAAAAGCCATGGACACTTCATTGGAGTTATGCAAAGTAGCTGGAAAAGACCCAACGGAGGAACTTACACTACATGTCCCTAAACACCGGGACGATGTGTCATTTGGCCAGTCCTCTACTTGTACAAG TATCACAGAGAAGAGGCTATCGGTCATGAAAACGGTGTTCTCTAACAAAGCCTTTGTATATTTGGGTACCCGACAAGCGAACGTGACAGACTATCTGCCTGCCCTTCGCAGTATTTGTAAGCTGGAGAAGCTGAAAGAGCAAGGGAAGACAAAAAGAAG ATATCTTCATTATTTCGATGGGATTCATCTGGAATTACCCAAAGCGACCATTAACAGTCTGGCAGCTGATTTTCCTTAA
- the TEFM gene encoding transcription elongation factor, mitochondrial — translation MMRPLELVVRAGRTLFFRTPRVPALKHRPLHCSCFLRNARVEGGFEGMSADAEPAEKESEGSLEEDYSEEQRDAILHTLNTASESELAAIKLLRGKKSSSIVQYREQHGPFLDLDSLVNVPFFQHKITVKVFDSILNPVQTVPNKERKSVSRTGARFIKPDINRERLEAANSIVSIVFGLRKLAWAHVDRRMTVLDWQQVLWHRFMQGAHQPHIYLEDISSAVSNIPKADFYVLEKPGISIQHTNLFPVILHLRTVEAMLYTLLDAQYAAGGHHQVLSMVRNAVGSHFDLIVGTSRTSGLEHVQKLILESVTERQPRIHFPQDMVVHYRNLLQSKGPNRNEEMADALLQAIAFYELVVF, via the exons ATGATGAGACCCCTGGAGCTTGTGGTCAGGGCAG GAAGAACCCTATTTTTCCGCACCCCTCGTGTCCCGGCTCTGAAGCACAGACCTCTGCATTGCTCCTGCTTCCTGCGAAACGCACGGGTAGAAGGGGGTTTTGAGGGCATGTCCGCGGACGCGGAGCCGGCGGAGAAGGAGTCAGAAGGGAGCCTCGAGGAAGACTATTCGGAGGAGCAGAGAGACGCCATCCTGCACACGCTGAACACGGCTTCGGAGAGCGAGCTCGCCGCCATCAAACTGCTACGCGGAAAGAAATCCTCCAGCATCGTCCAGTACAGAGAGCAACACGGACCGTTCCTGGACCTGGACAGTTTGGTGAATGTGCCCTTCTTCCAGCACAAGATCACGGTGAAGGTGTTTGACTCCATTCTAAACCCGGTGCAGACTGTTCCGAACAAAGAGAGGAAAAGCGTAAGCAGAACCGGAGCCAGGTTCATTAAGCCCGATATCAACAGAGAAAGATTAGAG GCAGCAAACAGCATTGTGTCCATTGTGTTTGGCCTCCGGAAATTAGCCTGGGCTCATGTCGACCGCAGAATGACCGTCCTCGATTGGCAGCAAGTGCTGTGGCACAGATTCATGCAGGGAGCCCATCAGCCTCATATATACCTGGAAGAT ATATCTTCAGCGGTTTCCAATATTCCCAAAGCAGATTTTTACGTCCTGGAAAAACCTGGAATCTCCATCCAGCACACCAATTTGTTTCCAGTGATATTACACCTGCGTACTGTGGAAGCCATGCTGTATACGCTATTGGATGCACAATATGCAGCGGGCGGTCACCATCAGGTGCTGTCTATGGTTAGAAACGCAGTAGGAAGCCACTTTGACCTGATAGTGGGGACGTCTCGAACGAGCGGGCTGGAACACGTACAGAAACTGATTTTGGAATCCGTCACCGAAAGGCAACCTCGCATTCATTTCCCACAGGACATGGTTGTGCATTACAGAAACCTGCTCCAGTCCAAAGGACCCAACAGAAATGAGGAGATGGCCGATGCTTTGTTGCAGGCTATTGCTTTCTATGAACTGGTGGTGTTTTAG